TTCTGCGTGTCTAGCGGTAGCGAGTCGCGAGGTAACATCGTGGGCGTTGCCTCCAGCTCGTTCAGGTCCCCGTCCTCATCATCGCTGCTCTCAGCAGCGTCCATGTCCCGCAATTGCTCAGCGGCCCCGCTCGTATCCCGGCCCAGGGCGCCCGAGTCATTGGTGCCCCAGGACCACACATTGTTGTCCGAATCCAACGCCAGGCAGTGCATCCCCCCCACCGCAAACGATACAATGCCTGCTTTTTCCCTCTGCAACAGCGGGTTCAGCCGAGGACGCTTAACCTCTTTGTTCTTCGCCAGAGGTCCCAAGCCCAGTTCGCACATCGAACCCGTCCCCCACACGAAGATGTCCATACGGCTATCCGATATATACAATTGCCTGTAGTCATCCAACTTATTGATGCTTTTGTAGTGTTTGTTAAGTGTCGAAACAAGATGCTTCCGCTTCTTCCTAGGCGAGCTCATCGGGCTGGATCCCCTTTTCTGCATCTTCACGGACTCCATTGCTATATGCTTCTCCCGCGCGTGGCCTGCTGTTACCAATGGATAGAATAGCTACCTAGCCTTGCTTCGGATAATTCAAAGGCTCTAGAGATTTTTCATTTTTCACTGAATTCCGATCGAGAGCTTTTCATATAAAAGAACTTTGGCGCCAGGAGACGTTGGGCCGCAAGAAAACCTGGATATTGCCCAGGCCAGGAGGTTTCAGATCACTGCCAGCAAGCTCCAGAATCCTACGCTCGAGCAGCTTTCTTCCACCGGTGCTGATCCTTGAGATATGATAGAAGGTATTCAACAACCCACACATAACGACACCATTTCTATTTCTTTTTCTTTGATGATAttgaaaattttcagtGCCGCGATGAGATGAGCGATCATTAGTAGTCAGTCCGTTGTAGTGCTTTCTGCTTGGATTGATTGCATACGTGGAGTGTACCTGACGGGTAGCAGGCGATAATAGTATGGGCAGGGCTACCATTGGGCGGACCAAGAAGCAGCGGCATGAtccgctgctgcaggatcTTGCCTCGCAACACGGCAAGTTGAGAAAGCAGGCCAACGCACAGACCGAGGAAACTGAGGAGCAGGACGAAGAATACGTAGATGCACAGGCATCGCGGAAGATTCTACAGCTTGCCCGTGAAcagcaggaggagctggaaGAGGAAGACCAAGCGCGCGCCCAGTCTGAAACGATGAATCGGTTCCGTGTAGCCGACTACGGGCTGGCAAAAGACTCGGATGAAGAGGAGATGGCGGAGGAGATCTCTGACTTCGAGCCGGAAGAGGAGCTAGAGGAAGAAGTGGTGGAGATCGATGAGGAGGACGCGGCGATGTTCGAACAGTACTTCAAGAGGTCTTCTGACTTCAACTCGGCTAACGGGACCTATATTCTCGCAGACAAAATCATGGCTGCCATTCGCGAGAAGGAGATGGAGATGAAAGTCAAGGCACAAGCTGCGCAAGCAGGCGACGCGGGGATGCCCAGCGAAGGTGTCGCACTGCCTGAAAGGGTCATAAGGGCATACACCACGGTCGGGAGCATCCTGAAGACGTGGACGCATGGGAAGCTGCCAAAGCTGTTTAAGGTGATTCCTTCTTTGAATAACTGGGAAGACGTGCTATATGTCACTAACCCAGAGGCATGGTCGCCACATGTGGTATACGAGGCGACGAAGCTCTTTGTGTCTAACTTATCGGCAAAGGGCGCACAGAAATTCATTAACATGGTGCTATTAGAACGCTTCAGAGAGAATATCGAAACCTCGGAGGACCATTCGTTGAACTACCACATATACCGGGCGCTAAAGAAATCGCTATACAAGCCTGCGGCATTCTTCAAAGGGTTTCTCTTTCCCCTCGTGGAGACCGGGTGCAATGTTCGCGAGGCCACTATCGCAGCCAGTGTGCTCGCAAGAGTCTCCGTCCCAGCTCTGCATTCCTCTGCTGCGTTGACGTATCTGCTTCGGTTACCGTTCAACCCTGCTACGACGGTGTTCATAAAGGTGCTGCTCGAAAAGAAGTATGCATTGCCCTACCAGACAGTGGATGAATGTGTGTTCTATTTCATGCGGTTCCGTGCTGTCGACGACGGTAGCACGGGCGAGGATGCCACTAGAGTTCTGCCCGTGGTTTGGCACAAGGCGTTCTTGTCCTTTGCACAACGTTACAAGAACGACATAACCCAGGACCAGAGAGACTTCCTGCTCGAGACTGTCCGTCAAAGGGGTCACAGGGATATTGGCCCGGAAATTAGGAGAGAACTCTTAGCCGGCAAGAGCAGAGAATTCGTCAGTGATGTTGGGAACACGGCTGATTTGATGATTGACGTCCAATAGACTGCGGAGAGGTGTGTTTATCCTATATAGAGATTAGAATTCCATGTATATTAATTACCTACTGGATAACCTTGCACCCTGGCGCTGCCCTGGCAGACTCACATTTTGGGGAAGATCCTGATAATCAAGTACGTTACTAGCAAGCTCATGATGATAAAGAACGCACATCCCATGTAGAAGAAGAAGCCCACGCGGGAACGGTTGTATTTCTTCAGCTTCGTACCCAGGGTGGACAGGCTCTGTGAGGTCGCCTGCAGGCCGAGCTCTGTGGCCCGGAGGACAGTGGAGTCCTCGGCCAGCGCGTTCTGGAACGCTTCTGCTCCACGCCTCAAGCTGGTAACGAGCTGTGCCATGTCTGAAACCAGTTCACGCTGCACATCGTCTTGTACTTGCATCTGCTTCTCGAGCGCTTCTCTGTCCTCTTTTCCCTCTTGGCCACCGATCagccgctgccgcagctgctgcagggagtcgtcgtcgccgtTCAGCTGGCCTGTGTCTCCGATCGCCTCGCTCTCTTCGTCTAGCCTTGGGTCTGCGCTATCAAAATCTACGCTGTACCGTCTCCGTGCCTTGGCCTCCTTCTGCTCGTTGTACAGGCTTATCAGGCCCTTCCGGTACCTGTAAAGTTTGTGGAGGGTGTCTAGTTCCAGCTTTCCCAACTCCTTGTCATAATCCTCTGAGCCAGAGCCATCTTGCAGTTCTCTCGCTACTGTTTGTTCCCTGATACAGGCTAAGTTGGTAGCCAGCTTCGACACTAAGACATAGTCCAGTACGGAATCGCTATCCACAGGCAGCGATGCATACTGAGCCCTCAGCCTGTCTGCTATGCTCGCTGTCTCAGCGGTTTCCACCTCGCTCATGGCTTTGCGAGTGTTCCGTAGTATGTCACTTTGTAGCGCCGGGCGAGCAAAATAGCTAACACAGCGCAACGAGCCAGACGGACATAGAAGCCGCCACTCCAAGAGCGCGCACACGGATtgcgtgctgctgccgaCACCTCGGGAGGCCACGGAGCTGGTGTGCAAGCGCGGTATGCGCCAGCGCCCCTCGATGCGACCAGACTCGGCGACGCTACTACAAGAAATACAGATATTTCCGCCCTCCTACTATCAAACTACGAACTGTGAGAATGCAGTCGTTGCTAGCGAAAGGGGCGTTAGGGAGTTCCCAGCTATGGGCATTATAGGTAAACCCGCAGTGCGTGGGGGAGCACACGACCGCCCTTCTCGCCGAAGAGAGAAGTAGCACCGTGCAGAAATACTCTGCGCGGTCCTGTAGGCAGCCACAGCGCTCTTTGAGCATGCAGGTGTATATGCTAAGAGCCACTGCGTCGGGAAGGTAGATGTCTGAGAGGATCACCAACTGTGGATGTTTATAAAGGAACTCTTTGATCCGGGTAATATATATGGATAACTAGGGCTTACCATAACTATGAGAGACGTAAGACTAATATTATACGATGAATATGACATTGCTGGGCATTCTAATGGGCAGGAATATGCGGAATTAATCGCTGAACATAGcagccttcttcttgcccttcttgttcttcttATTGTGTTTTTTGCCGTTGCCTTGTTGAGCATTGGCCTGATGGAATGGCTTCGTAAGTTTGCCCTGGATTCCATTCAATTGGAAGAATTCGCGATCCAGATCCTTCGCCGCGTTGTACAGCGCAGCCTGTTTTCCGCCGTGTGTCACAGACTTGGCCTGTGTTAAAGAATCGCCTCCGATGTGCGAAGAGAAGGTAAGTTTAGAAAGGTCGCGGGCCAAGTCGAGAGAAGTGATGCCTTTGTTCTTTGCTGCCTCCAGTAACTGTTCC
This is a stretch of genomic DNA from Eremothecium gossypii ATCC 10895 chromosome VI, complete sequence. It encodes these proteins:
- the ENP1 gene encoding snoRNA-binding rRNA-processing protein ENP1 (Syntenic homolog of Saccharomyces cerevisiae YBR247C (ENP1)), whose protein sequence is MGRATIGRTKKQRHDPLLQDLASQHGKLRKQANAQTEETEEQDEEYVDAQASRKILQLAREQQEELEEEDQARAQSETMNRFRVADYGLAKDSDEEEMAEEISDFEPEEELEEEVVEIDEEDAAMFEQYFKRSSDFNSANGTYILADKIMAAIREKEMEMKVKAQAAQAGDAGMPSEGVALPERVIRAYTTVGSILKTWTHGKLPKLFKVIPSLNNWEDVLYVTNPEAWSPHVVYEATKLFVSNLSAKGAQKFINMVLLERFRENIETSEDHSLNYHIYRALKKSLYKPAAFFKGFLFPLVETGCNVREATIAASVLARVSVPALHSSAALTYLLRLPFNPATTVFIKVLLEKKYALPYQTVDECVFYFMRFRAVDDGSTGEDATRVLPVVWHKAFLSFAQRYKNDITQDQRDFLLETVRQRGHRDIGPEIRRELLAGKSREFVSDVGNTADLMIDVQ
- the USE1 gene encoding SNAP receptor USE1 (Syntenic homolog of Saccharomyces cerevisiae YGL098W (USE1)); this encodes MSEVETAETASIADRLRAQYASLPVDSDSVLDYVLVSKLATNLACIREQTVARELQDGSGSEDYDKELGKLELDTLHKLYRYRKGLISLYNEQKEAKARRRYSVDFDSADPRLDEESEAIGDTGQLNGDDDSLQQLRQRLIGGQEGKEDREALEKQMQVQDDVQRELVSDMAQLVTSLRRGAEAFQNALAEDSTVLRATELGLQATSQSLSTLGTKLKKYNRSRVGFFFYMGCAFFIIMSLLVTYLIIRIFPKM